One Novipirellula caenicola genomic window carries:
- a CDS encoding DUF1553 domain-containing protein, with protein MYRRRSVSRMPPPLGPCRLPARRLVARQLDARRSVAQLVIVLGAITLPLFVGTAVVGQAPIQPEVRSEAKPSAEHEAFFETVIRPALIEHCLDCHSVENEVSGGLQLDTKAGWQAGGDSGAAMVPGHPDRGTLMAAIRYEDADLQMPPDGKLPGHLIDAFAKWIADGVYDPRTAEVAATRSNSGLSVEQAQQHWAYRPIQTPSLPSDSATASSSPIDYFLNRRLLESGLTATSVADHSTLVRRLYFDLTGLPPRPPLAPPTETSPTGPHPTETRRSDAKQSKNQQHHPAAYDADAYETLVDELLASPQFGETFARHWMDVARYAESITLRGFVFPEAWRYRDYLVEAFNTDRPFDQMIREQIAGDLLKSDDLHQRQMQHVATTFLMMGNSNLEQQDKTQLEMDVIDEQLDTIGRGFLGQTIGCARCHDHKFDPIPTRDYYALAGIFRSATALKHANLSRWIEKPLPLSESMQRHYESISQKLQSVNAEIASRKKSASIKLSEENRIIPLVELDGIVVDSGAAKLVGEWIHSTSVGRLIGDGYIHDGNDHKGFKTATFEPQDLPAGKYQVRLAYSAGTNRASNTVVRIFSVNEETVVRINQRRVPPEEGVWISLGEYDFERNGQAFVIVSNEDSDGYVIVDAVQFLPLASNPNRADSQAAAQSKQPGQTEDEKQKQIQAAENARIIADLEVERKSLMQQLAERPHYMTLEENATPTDVAIHIRGDVHNLGDRVPRGFLTALPHGDSHPIDPDTSGRLELANWIASPENPLTARVYANRIWAALMGQGIVHSMNNFGTKGDVPTHPELLDWLASELIQNQWSTKHLVRTIVMSDAYRRRLTLDDPAANQMQQKLDPKNELYWRANSRRLRVESLRDAMLQISGELDLSQGGSLIRPGTNADYNYRIDSPRRSIYHPVFRNALPELFEAFDFADASVSVGQRTRSTVATQALVLVNHPWIIARAQAAAENFRQHGSLSNADLVDLIYQHCFYRLPSDSERSTCVAFLAQSDDSDDLDRLAMLIHSLFASLDFRYLP; from the coding sequence ATGTACCGACGTCGATCTGTTTCACGCATGCCACCGCCGCTGGGCCCTTGCCGCTTGCCTGCCCGTCGCTTGGTTGCCCGCCAGCTGGATGCCCGCCGGTCGGTTGCCCAGCTCGTCATCGTGCTCGGTGCCATCACGCTACCTTTGTTCGTCGGCACTGCGGTGGTCGGACAAGCCCCAATCCAGCCCGAAGTACGCAGTGAAGCAAAGCCATCGGCAGAACACGAAGCATTTTTTGAAACCGTCATTCGACCTGCGCTCATTGAACATTGTTTGGATTGTCATTCGGTTGAAAACGAAGTCAGCGGCGGATTGCAATTGGACACCAAAGCCGGTTGGCAAGCTGGCGGCGATTCAGGGGCCGCCATGGTTCCCGGCCATCCGGACCGTGGCACGCTGATGGCCGCGATTCGCTACGAGGACGCTGATTTGCAAATGCCGCCCGATGGAAAACTGCCGGGGCACCTGATCGACGCATTTGCAAAATGGATCGCCGATGGTGTCTATGATCCACGTACCGCCGAGGTCGCGGCGACGAGATCGAACTCGGGGTTGTCGGTCGAACAAGCCCAACAACATTGGGCATACCGGCCGATCCAAACCCCTTCCCTTCCGTCGGACTCCGCCACCGCGTCGAGCTCGCCGATTGACTACTTTTTGAACCGACGACTGCTTGAATCGGGACTCACCGCCACCTCGGTTGCCGATCACTCCACGTTGGTGCGACGGCTTTATTTTGATTTGACCGGATTGCCTCCGCGTCCTCCTCTTGCCCCCCCAACCGAAACCAGCCCAACTGGCCCCCACCCAACTGAAACTCGCCGCTCGGATGCCAAGCAGAGCAAGAACCAGCAACACCATCCGGCCGCCTACGACGCGGATGCCTACGAAACGCTCGTCGACGAATTACTCGCATCGCCACAATTCGGCGAGACGTTTGCTCGCCACTGGATGGATGTCGCACGCTATGCCGAATCGATCACGCTTCGAGGTTTCGTTTTTCCCGAAGCATGGCGGTACCGCGATTACCTAGTCGAAGCGTTCAATACCGACCGGCCATTTGACCAAATGATTCGCGAACAAATCGCAGGCGACTTACTCAAGTCCGATGATTTGCACCAACGTCAAATGCAACATGTCGCGACCACGTTCTTGATGATGGGAAATTCAAACCTCGAACAACAGGACAAGACTCAACTTGAAATGGATGTGATCGACGAACAGCTTGATACGATCGGACGAGGCTTTTTAGGGCAAACGATTGGCTGCGCGCGATGCCACGATCACAAATTCGACCCGATTCCCACCCGCGACTACTACGCGTTGGCGGGCATCTTTCGATCCGCCACCGCGCTGAAACACGCCAACCTGTCTCGTTGGATCGAAAAACCGCTTCCGCTTAGCGAGTCGATGCAGCGGCACTACGAATCGATCTCACAAAAATTGCAAAGCGTGAATGCGGAAATCGCTTCGCGAAAAAAATCAGCCAGCATCAAATTGTCCGAAGAAAACCGCATCATTCCGTTGGTGGAACTCGACGGGATCGTCGTGGACAGCGGAGCGGCGAAATTGGTTGGTGAATGGATCCATTCCACGTCGGTTGGCCGCTTGATCGGCGATGGCTATATCCATGACGGCAATGATCACAAAGGATTCAAAACGGCAACCTTCGAACCGCAAGATCTGCCGGCGGGAAAATACCAAGTCCGGCTCGCCTACTCTGCCGGTACGAACCGCGCCTCTAACACTGTGGTTCGTATTTTCAGCGTTAACGAAGAAACCGTGGTACGGATTAACCAACGACGTGTGCCGCCGGAAGAGGGCGTGTGGATCTCGCTGGGTGAATACGATTTCGAACGCAATGGCCAAGCGTTTGTCATCGTTTCCAACGAAGACAGCGATGGTTATGTGATCGTTGACGCCGTTCAGTTCTTGCCGCTTGCGTCCAATCCGAATCGTGCGGATTCGCAAGCTGCCGCCCAGTCGAAACAACCGGGGCAAACCGAGGATGAGAAACAAAAGCAAATCCAAGCTGCCGAGAACGCCCGCATCATCGCTGATTTGGAAGTCGAGCGAAAATCGCTGATGCAGCAACTCGCCGAACGTCCGCACTACATGACGCTCGAGGAAAATGCGACACCAACCGACGTCGCGATTCACATCCGCGGCGACGTTCACAACCTCGGTGATCGCGTGCCTCGCGGTTTTTTGACGGCGCTTCCTCACGGTGATTCGCACCCGATCGATCCGGATACCAGCGGACGATTGGAATTGGCGAACTGGATTGCCTCGCCCGAAAACCCACTCACCGCACGTGTTTATGCGAACCGCATTTGGGCCGCATTGATGGGGCAAGGCATTGTCCATTCGATGAACAACTTTGGCACCAAAGGCGACGTCCCGACGCATCCGGAACTGCTCGATTGGTTGGCCAGCGAATTGATCCAAAATCAATGGTCCACAAAACATCTGGTCCGCACGATCGTGATGTCCGACGCGTACCGTCGACGGTTGACACTGGATGACCCGGCCGCGAACCAGATGCAACAGAAACTCGATCCCAAAAACGAACTTTATTGGCGAGCCAACTCGCGACGATTGAGGGTCGAGTCGCTACGTGATGCGATGCTACAAATTAGCGGCGAACTCGATTTGTCCCAAGGCGGATCGCTGATTCGGCCTGGAACCAATGCCGACTACAACTATCGCATCGATTCACCGCGGCGGAGCATCTATCATCCGGTGTTTCGCAACGCATTACCTGAATTGTTCGAGGCGTTTGATTTCGCAGACGCCAGCGTTTCGGTGGGACAACGCACGCGCAGCACCGTCGCGACGCAGGCGCTTGTGCTGGTGAATCACCCCTGGATCATCGCTCGCGCCCAGGCGGCCGCCGAGAATTTTCGCCAACACGGTTCACTCTCGAACGCTGATTTGGTCGATCTGATCTACCAGCACTGTTTTTATCGTCTGCCCAGCGACTCAGAACGCTCCACCTGCGTCGCATTCCTCGCCCAATCCGACGACAGCGACGATCTCGATCGGCTTGCCATGCTGATTCACTCGCTGTTTGCGTCTCTCGACTTTCGCTACCTGCCCTGA
- a CDS encoding DUF1559 domain-containing protein, whose amino-acid sequence MTVFTRKRFSSAGFTLVELLVVIAIIGVLVGLLLPAVQAAREAARRMSCSNNMKQLGLALHNYHDTFRIYPYGYRDSGTFHRRDTWMQQVMSFIEIGAVSEAYQHWDGQWVMDTPPELKDAVLPAFMCPSDPGAGGFGGGGSRRSNGEGFQGNYVVAAASTEMTRPMTNLDGMFYNDSKTKMRDVVDGTSNTLMVGEALVRPGLGGWGGAGGYWGGGPHGGFGFTTWQSPNSTLPDQVYSCKTETYRLAPCNSIGGAAEIRNFARSVHPGGAQFTLADGSVRFLTESIDLVTYRALGTRNNGEVVTLP is encoded by the coding sequence ATGACGGTATTTACCAGGAAGCGTTTTAGCAGTGCGGGATTTACCTTGGTCGAATTGTTAGTGGTGATTGCCATTATCGGAGTTCTGGTGGGATTGCTGTTGCCGGCCGTGCAGGCCGCTCGCGAGGCGGCACGCCGAATGAGTTGCTCCAACAACATGAAGCAACTCGGTTTGGCGCTACACAACTACCATGACACCTTTCGTATCTATCCGTATGGCTATCGGGATTCGGGGACATTCCATCGCCGCGATACTTGGATGCAGCAAGTGATGTCCTTTATCGAAATCGGCGCGGTCTCGGAAGCCTACCAGCACTGGGACGGTCAATGGGTGATGGATACGCCGCCGGAGCTCAAGGATGCAGTGCTTCCCGCCTTTATGTGTCCGTCGGACCCCGGGGCTGGCGGCTTCGGCGGTGGAGGCTCGCGACGTTCCAACGGTGAAGGGTTTCAAGGTAACTATGTGGTCGCCGCTGCCAGCACCGAGATGACGCGTCCGATGACCAATCTCGATGGCATGTTTTACAACGATTCGAAAACCAAGATGCGTGACGTTGTCGATGGGACCTCCAACACGCTGATGGTCGGCGAGGCGCTAGTGCGTCCCGGTCTAGGCGGTTGGGGTGGAGCGGGCGGTTATTGGGGCGGCGGACCTCACGGCGGATTTGGTTTCACTACGTGGCAGTCACCGAACTCGACACTGCCTGATCAAGTTTACTCGTGCAAAACCGAAACCTATCGACTGGCACCCTGCAATTCGATCGGGGGCGCCGCAGAGATCCGTAATTTCGCGCGGAGCGTGCATCCTGGCGGTGCTCAATTCACGCTGGCCGATGGATCGGTTCGGTTCCTCACCGAATCAATCGACTTGGTGACCTATCGTGCCCTTGGCACGCGAAACAATGGCGAAGTGGTGACGTTGCCTTAA
- a CDS encoding DUF1501 domain-containing protein: MNDSTFSRRHMLRTTACGFGSMAASAILAQTRASAKSHQANAGSGDASPLVPKAKRIIFLFMQGGVSQVDSFDYKPLLSEHDGKSYEFDDARQLARSGKGREFRLMQSPWKFNQYGDSGRWVSDLFPETARHADDMCLLHGMHTEGVAHGPATLFLHCGSTNFIRPSFGSWLLYGLGSENENLPGFISIAPSIGNGGARNYGSAFLPPRYQGTKVGSASSSVMTIDSLTRNHIPPRLQQEQFELLNRLNHQQYAQRPLQDTELDAAIKSHELAWRMQQFAPETLDLSDETAETIEMYGINAPETKRYGARCLMARRMCEAGVRFVQVNYGDDSANPAWDQHSNLPKHATHARAVDKPIAALLTDLKQRGLLEDTIVWWGSEFGRTPYAQDNGTGRDHNPRGFTVWLAGGGFRGGHAHGETDEFGFRSIAGRVHMHDLHATLLHQLGLDHKQLTFEHAGRDFRLTDVHGKVVTDVLA, from the coding sequence ATGAACGATTCGACCTTCTCACGCCGACACATGCTGCGGACCACCGCTTGCGGATTTGGTTCGATGGCCGCCTCGGCGATCTTGGCTCAAACCCGTGCTTCGGCAAAATCGCATCAAGCAAACGCGGGTTCGGGTGATGCATCACCGCTAGTGCCCAAAGCCAAACGGATCATTTTTCTGTTTATGCAAGGCGGCGTCAGCCAAGTCGATTCATTCGACTACAAACCGCTGCTAAGCGAACATGACGGAAAGTCCTACGAGTTCGATGATGCGCGTCAACTCGCGCGATCGGGCAAAGGCCGAGAGTTTCGTTTGATGCAATCGCCATGGAAATTCAACCAATACGGCGACTCGGGTCGCTGGGTGTCGGACCTGTTTCCCGAAACCGCTCGGCATGCCGATGACATGTGCCTTTTGCATGGCATGCATACCGAGGGGGTCGCCCATGGTCCCGCCACCTTGTTCCTACACTGCGGTAGCACCAATTTCATTCGCCCCTCGTTCGGTTCGTGGCTGCTGTATGGGCTGGGAAGCGAGAATGAGAATCTTCCGGGCTTTATCTCGATCGCCCCTTCGATCGGAAACGGGGGAGCACGCAACTATGGAAGCGCGTTTTTGCCGCCTCGCTACCAAGGCACCAAAGTCGGCAGTGCGAGTAGCAGCGTGATGACGATCGACAGCCTAACGCGAAACCACATTCCCCCCCGACTGCAACAAGAACAGTTTGAATTGCTGAACCGATTGAATCATCAGCAATACGCACAGCGACCGCTGCAAGACACGGAACTGGACGCCGCGATCAAGTCCCACGAATTGGCGTGGCGAATGCAGCAGTTCGCTCCCGAGACGCTTGACTTGTCCGACGAGACCGCCGAAACGATCGAGATGTACGGAATCAACGCCCCAGAGACCAAACGGTATGGGGCCCGCTGCTTGATGGCCCGGCGGATGTGCGAAGCCGGAGTGCGATTTGTCCAAGTCAACTACGGTGACGACTCGGCCAATCCGGCGTGGGACCAACACTCCAATCTGCCCAAACATGCGACGCACGCCCGCGCGGTGGACAAACCGATCGCGGCGCTGTTGACCGATCTCAAGCAACGAGGGTTATTAGAGGACACAATCGTTTGGTGGGGCAGCGAGTTTGGCCGCACTCCCTACGCCCAAGACAACGGAACAGGTCGCGATCATAACCCCCGTGGCTTTACCGTTTGGTTGGCGGGCGGTGGGTTTCGCGGCGGGCATGCCCACGGAGAAACCGACGAGTTTGGTTTCCGCAGCATCGCCGGCCGCGTGCATATGCATGACCTGCACGCTACGCTGCTGCATCAATTGGGACTCGACCATAAACAATTGACCTTCGAGCACGCCGGTCGCGATTTCCGGCTCACCGACGTTCACGGCAAGGTCGTGACCGACGTACTCGCGTGA
- a CDS encoding DegT/DnrJ/EryC1/StrS family aminotransferase, with protein sequence MANATDGVPLLDVNRDNRPHREEFLEALTEVLDSGRFLFGPDVTALENEVAAYSQAENAIGCASGSDALLLSLMALEIGPGDEVIVPSFTFFASVSCITRLGATPVFVDICPDTFNVDPEAIRNEINDRTRAIIPVHLFGQCAQIDRICQIAGDHDIPVIEDAAQAIGAAYHSRPAGSWGKMGCFSFYPTKNLGGMGDGGMITTGDAATADRLRLYASHGMRPRYYHQVVGINSRLDTFQAAVLRVKLRHLDKAVQDRRVNAERYSRLLSEANLVAADQIVLPATDPNAFHVWNQYALRVGEGRRDDLRSYLSERGIGSEVYYPVPMHQQQCFQDLDFDRDALAETERASKEVLNLPIFPSLTEAEQHRVVETISGFYAAGARSAAAA encoded by the coding sequence ATGGCCAATGCCACCGACGGCGTCCCCTTGCTGGACGTGAATCGTGATAACCGCCCTCACCGCGAAGAATTTCTCGAAGCGCTGACCGAAGTGCTCGACAGCGGTCGATTTTTGTTTGGTCCTGATGTCACCGCATTGGAAAACGAAGTTGCTGCGTACAGCCAAGCCGAGAACGCGATCGGATGTGCCTCGGGCAGCGACGCCTTGCTATTGTCGCTGATGGCTCTGGAAATCGGTCCTGGCGACGAAGTGATCGTTCCTAGTTTTACCTTTTTCGCCTCGGTTAGCTGCATCACACGTTTAGGTGCAACGCCGGTATTCGTCGACATTTGTCCCGATACGTTCAACGTGGATCCCGAAGCGATTCGCAATGAGATCAACGATCGCACTCGCGCGATCATCCCGGTCCACTTGTTCGGCCAATGTGCACAGATCGATCGGATCTGCCAAATCGCTGGCGATCACGACATTCCGGTCATCGAAGACGCGGCCCAGGCCATTGGTGCCGCCTATCACTCCCGTCCGGCTGGCAGCTGGGGGAAAATGGGATGTTTCAGTTTCTATCCCACTAAAAACCTAGGCGGCATGGGCGATGGTGGGATGATCACGACCGGTGACGCTGCCACGGCAGACCGTTTGCGATTGTATGCCAGCCACGGAATGCGTCCTCGCTACTATCACCAAGTCGTCGGGATCAACAGCCGCTTGGATACGTTCCAAGCCGCCGTGCTTCGTGTGAAGCTGCGTCATTTGGACAAAGCGGTCCAAGATCGCCGCGTCAACGCCGAACGTTACTCGCGACTGCTCAGCGAAGCCAACTTGGTTGCCGCGGATCAGATCGTTTTGCCGGCGACTGACCCCAACGCATTCCACGTTTGGAATCAATACGCACTGCGAGTCGGCGAAGGTCGTCGTGATGATTTGCGATCGTACTTGTCCGAGCGTGGCATTGGGTCGGAGGTCTATTACCCGGTTCCGATGCACCAGCAGCAGTGTTTCCAAGATCTCGATTTCGATCGTGATGCGTTGGCGGAAACCGAGCGTGCGAGCAAGGAAGTATTGAACCTGCCGATCTTCCCTTCGTTGACCGAAGCGGAACAGCACCGGGTCGTCGAGACCATTAGCGGTTTTTACGCGGCCGGCGCTCGGTCGGCAGCAGCAGCCTAG